Proteins from a genomic interval of Pseudodesulfovibrio nedwellii:
- a CDS encoding elongator complex protein 3, which yields MTWPFIFPHPEPEPVRTRVWPVFLPFAGCPYRCVFCAQDKQTGQDEADLESILHTLEMDLDEALALGRGPYELAYFGGTFTALPSPWPEAFLGLAMRYRERGLITHVRCSTRPDCVDEPSLALLRAQGLDMVELGIQSFDDEALKTSGRGYTGDVARAACEAVKASGLALGVQFLPGLPGDRPGMFASDMRIAADLEPETARLYPCLVINGTPMARMWERGEYEPWSLKRAKVELSEVLPVLWEKNVRIIRLGLAPEGTLEGNILAGPWHPAFGQSVRGMALLKILRAEIVRFGKKPVCLDVPRRYSGEIYGHGRELAPRYFELGVPESSITFVDGECFQLS from the coding sequence ATGACGTGGCCATTTATATTCCCCCACCCCGAACCTGAACCAGTAAGAACCCGCGTTTGGCCGGTATTCCTGCCTTTTGCTGGATGTCCGTATAGGTGTGTTTTTTGCGCCCAGGATAAACAGACCGGCCAGGATGAGGCTGATCTTGAGTCTATACTCCATACATTGGAAATGGATCTTGATGAGGCTTTGGCCTTGGGACGTGGGCCATATGAATTGGCCTATTTCGGAGGCACGTTCACGGCCTTGCCGTCGCCATGGCCCGAAGCTTTTCTCGGATTGGCCATGCGTTATCGTGAGCGGGGACTGATCACCCATGTGCGTTGCTCCACTCGGCCCGACTGTGTGGACGAACCTTCTTTGGCTTTGCTCCGCGCTCAAGGGCTTGACATGGTGGAACTCGGCATCCAGTCCTTTGATGATGAGGCCCTCAAGACCTCTGGTCGAGGTTACACAGGCGATGTTGCTCGTGCAGCCTGTGAAGCGGTCAAGGCGTCTGGTTTGGCCCTCGGAGTTCAGTTTCTTCCCGGGCTTCCCGGTGATCGACCCGGTATGTTCGCTTCAGACATGCGTATAGCTGCCGACTTGGAGCCGGAAACAGCACGTCTGTATCCCTGTTTGGTCATTAATGGCACGCCCATGGCTCGTATGTGGGAGCGCGGCGAGTATGAACCGTGGTCGTTGAAACGCGCCAAGGTAGAGCTTTCTGAGGTTTTGCCGGTGCTGTGGGAAAAGAATGTCCGTATAATACGACTTGGTCTTGCCCCGGAAGGCACACTGGAAGGAAATATATTGGCCGGGCCGTGGCATCCCGCCTTTGGGCAATCCGTGCGCGGAATGGCCTTGCTTAAAATACTTCGCGCCGAGATTGTTCGTTTTGGAAAGAAGCCGGTGTGCTTGGATGTTCCTCGTCGATATTCAGGCGAAATTTATGGACACGGCAGGGAACTTGCCCCGCGTTATTTTGAGTTGGGAGTGCCGGAGTCGTCTATCACTTTTGTGGATGGGGAGTGCTTTCAGCTTTCATAG
- a CDS encoding amidohydrolase family protein has translation MVELVRAAKAATMTPGSEPINDAGLLVDQGIIKEVGRYKDLSKSHSGPVMDLGDTFLVPGLINAHSHLELAHLRGTCPSGQGFVTWVEDLLKQPIFDLDPVALESAGQELKRSGTIMVGDIATRFAKEMAGMLEASGLFFVVFCEAIGETVPRKTFIPSGDFEAGLISVAGHSLYTTHVDVLRAAKAETLEKDIPFSLHLAEHDEEIAIMAGTGSIFLEMLQARGRLLDFEPPKKRPVQQAAALGLLDETTLAVHCVKVSDEDIETVRQSGATVCLCPRSNEFIGVGRAPWEKWLASGTPLCLGTDSLASNHDLDLWNEAVYLKQNFDGELSLNDVLTMMTRNPARIMGAEHILGTLEPGKVAAFAKVPEKVAELF, from the coding sequence ATGGTTGAACTCGTTCGTGCGGCCAAAGCCGCGACTATGACCCCCGGTTCCGAGCCCATCAATGATGCGGGTCTTCTCGTGGACCAGGGAATCATCAAGGAAGTTGGCAGGTATAAAGACCTGTCCAAGTCTCATTCTGGTCCAGTCATGGACCTTGGCGATACCTTTCTCGTTCCGGGCCTGATCAATGCCCATTCCCATCTTGAACTGGCTCATTTGCGAGGCACATGCCCATCCGGTCAGGGATTTGTGACCTGGGTAGAGGATTTGCTCAAGCAGCCCATTTTTGATCTTGATCCCGTAGCACTTGAATCAGCCGGACAGGAACTTAAACGATCTGGCACTATTATGGTTGGAGATATCGCCACCCGTTTCGCCAAGGAAATGGCCGGAATGCTTGAAGCATCCGGTCTTTTTTTTGTGGTCTTTTGTGAAGCCATCGGCGAAACCGTCCCCCGGAAAACCTTTATTCCCTCCGGTGACTTTGAAGCCGGTTTGATTTCCGTGGCAGGGCATTCTCTTTACACCACCCATGTGGATGTACTTCGAGCCGCCAAGGCCGAGACGCTTGAGAAGGACATTCCTTTTTCTTTGCATTTGGCCGAGCACGACGAAGAAATTGCCATTATGGCCGGAACTGGAAGTATCTTTCTCGAAATGCTTCAGGCTCGAGGACGTTTGCTTGATTTTGAGCCACCCAAAAAGCGTCCTGTACAACAGGCTGCCGCACTCGGTTTGCTCGACGAAACAACGCTTGCCGTTCATTGTGTTAAAGTCTCGGACGAGGATATCGAAACCGTACGCCAGTCCGGTGCCACAGTCTGTCTTTGTCCTCGATCTAATGAGTTTATCGGTGTGGGGCGTGCGCCATGGGAAAAGTGGCTCGCTTCTGGGACGCCGCTCTGTCTTGGTACAGATTCACTCGCGTCTAACCATGACCTCGACCTGTGGAACGAGGCCGTGTATCTTAAGCAGAATTTTGACGGCGAGCTGTCACTGAATGACGTGCTTACCATGATGACCCGCAACCCGGCCCGAATCATGGGCGCAGAGCATATTCTCGGCACGCTGGAGCCCGGCAAGGTCGCCGCGTTCGCCAAGGTGCCGGAGAAAGTGGCGGAGTTGTTTTAG
- a CDS encoding aspartate carbamoyltransferase catalytic subunit has product MKWLHKDLLDVSQLSKSEVMAIFETAGRFQELQERPVKKVPTLKGRSVILFFAEPSTRTKTSFDVAGKRLSADTFSLAKSSSSLTKGESLKDTALTLQAMAPDAIVIRHWCSGAARFLADRLDCAVINAGDGRHAHPTQAILDSFTLHQEWGDVAGKTILILGDIAHSRVARSNVIMLNKLGAKVRLCAPRTLMPPAVKSWPVEVYSDLTEAVKNVDAVMCLRLQLERQKDGLLPDLREYARTYGLNQKHIDLANQDVRILHPGPMNRGIEISSDLADCADSLVLDQVSSGVVTRMALLFLYMTRKGEE; this is encoded by the coding sequence ATGAAATGGTTACACAAGGATTTGTTGGACGTATCCCAGTTGTCGAAATCGGAGGTCATGGCGATCTTTGAGACGGCTGGACGATTCCAGGAATTGCAGGAACGACCGGTAAAGAAAGTGCCGACCCTGAAAGGGCGGTCCGTGATTTTGTTTTTTGCCGAACCGAGTACCCGCACCAAAACCAGCTTTGACGTTGCTGGAAAGCGATTGTCCGCGGACACGTTTTCGCTGGCCAAGAGTTCATCCAGCCTGACCAAGGGCGAGTCGCTTAAGGATACGGCCCTGACACTGCAAGCCATGGCCCCAGACGCCATCGTTATCCGACATTGGTGCTCAGGCGCTGCCCGCTTTTTGGCTGATCGATTGGACTGTGCGGTTATCAATGCCGGTGATGGACGACATGCCCATCCTACTCAGGCCATTCTGGATAGTTTTACTTTGCATCAGGAATGGGGCGATGTCGCGGGCAAGACGATTCTTATTTTGGGAGATATTGCCCATAGCCGTGTGGCCCGCTCCAATGTCATCATGCTAAATAAGCTGGGCGCAAAAGTCCGGCTGTGCGCACCACGAACACTGATGCCTCCGGCAGTTAAATCCTGGCCGGTGGAAGTTTATTCCGATCTGACTGAAGCGGTCAAAAATGTTGATGCGGTCATGTGTCTGCGTTTGCAGCTTGAACGTCAGAAAGATGGCCTGCTGCCTGATTTGCGTGAATACGCCCGGACCTACGGATTGAATCAGAAGCATATCGATCTAGCCAATCAGGACGTGCGTATTCTGCACCCCGGTCCCATGAATAGGGGCATTGAGATCAGCTCGGATCTGGCCGATTGTGCCGATTCACTGGTGCTTGATCAGGTGTCGAGCGGTGTGGTCACGCGTATGGCCCTCCTCTTCCTTTATATGACCCGCAAGGGCGAAGAATAA
- a CDS encoding dihydroorotase translates to MPKIELIIHRATFDGKEVDVFVAKGKIVEIRKSVESLDAGDAKVEEAFGLTLMPSMTDVHVHLREPGYEYKEDVESGLRAAAWGGFSNIMCMANTKPVNDNESVTEMMLEKARKSWPKGPRLFPIGALTKGLSGKELAPMAELAKAGCAAFSNDGVPVKSTKIFRRAVEYASDWDRVVIDHCEDPYMGVAAGVNEGEVSSRLGLPAQPDVAEALQVARDILMAEYLELPIHLAHISCRKSVDLIRFAKERGVRITAETAPHYLIFTEDYLENEATEFDTNAKVNPPLRTQDDQDAIFDALNDGTIDCLATDHAPHASYEKETEFDVAPCGITGLDTALSTTWQLVKDGKLTKEAFTRAWTTAPCGIFKLPVNTFQPDDPADFFLFDEEEEWTVSNQTLYSKGKNTPLLGTTLKGRVKTHFIRGKKIV, encoded by the coding sequence ATGCCTAAAATAGAATTGATAATTCATAGGGCCACGTTCGACGGCAAGGAAGTGGATGTCTTTGTTGCCAAGGGTAAGATCGTTGAGATCAGGAAGTCCGTTGAATCTCTGGATGCAGGTGATGCGAAAGTGGAAGAGGCTTTTGGCCTGACACTGATGCCATCCATGACGGATGTGCATGTTCACCTTCGCGAGCCGGGATACGAATATAAAGAAGATGTTGAATCCGGGCTTCGGGCTGCTGCCTGGGGTGGATTTTCAAACATTATGTGCATGGCAAATACCAAGCCGGTGAACGACAATGAGTCCGTGACCGAGATGATGCTTGAAAAGGCGCGGAAATCCTGGCCCAAGGGTCCGCGTCTGTTTCCTATCGGCGCATTGACCAAGGGATTGTCCGGCAAGGAACTGGCTCCCATGGCCGAATTGGCCAAGGCCGGATGCGCGGCGTTTTCCAATGATGGCGTGCCGGTGAAGTCCACCAAGATTTTTCGTCGGGCCGTGGAATATGCCTCAGATTGGGACCGCGTGGTCATTGATCATTGCGAAGATCCATATATGGGTGTGGCCGCAGGCGTGAACGAAGGCGAAGTTTCCAGCCGTCTGGGATTGCCTGCCCAGCCTGATGTTGCCGAGGCCCTGCAAGTGGCGCGAGATATACTCATGGCTGAATATTTGGAGCTGCCCATTCATCTGGCGCATATTTCCTGCCGCAAGTCCGTTGATCTGATTCGTTTTGCCAAGGAACGTGGGGTCAGGATTACGGCGGAAACCGCGCCGCATTATCTGATTTTTACCGAGGATTATCTGGAAAACGAGGCCACCGAGTTCGACACCAATGCCAAGGTCAATCCGCCGTTGCGGACGCAGGACGATCAAGACGCCATTTTCGATGCTCTCAATGACGGCACCATCGATTGTCTTGCAACGGACCATGCGCCCCATGCTTCCTACGAGAAGGAAACCGAGTTTGATGTGGCTCCGTGTGGTATTACCGGGCTGGATACGGCCTTGAGCACGACATGGCAATTGGTGAAGGACGGCAAGTTGACCAAGGAAGCGTTTACGCGAGCCTGGACCACGGCCCCGTGTGGTATTTTCAAGCTGCCGGTAAATACTTTTCAACCGGACGACCCGGCGGATTTTTTCTTGTTTGATGAGGAAGAAGAATGGACAGTCTCCAACCAGACCCTATACTCCAAGGGTAAGAACACTCCGTTGCTTGGTACCACCCTGAAAGGGCGGGTAAAAACCCATTTCATTCGGGGCAAAAAGATTGTATAG